In Pseudokineococcus lusitanus, the DNA window ACGACGGTCTCCGCGCGGCGCGGGTCGAGGGTCAGGGTGGCCCCCTCCTCGCCCGGGCGGACGGACTCGGCGAGCTGGTGCTCGAGCAGCGGGTCGAGCGTGATGACCCGGAGGACGCCGTCGCGCGCCGCGGCGGCGGCGATGGCCGGGCCGAGGGCCGAGCGGGCCGCCTCGACGAGGCCGTCGAGGTCGGTGCCGCCGGTGCGGGCGCGCATGGACAGCGCCTCGAGGATGCGGGCGAGGTCCCGGATGGCGACCCCCTCCTCCAGCAGCGCGCGCAGCACCCGCTGCACCTCGCCCAGCGTCATGACGGCGGGGACGAGCTCCTCGACGACCGCCGGGTCGTCCACCTTGACGGCGTCGACGAGCGCCCGCACGTCCTCGCGGGACAGCAGGCGGCCGGCGTGGGTCCGGACGACCTCGGCGAGGTGGGTGACGAGCACCGAGGCGCGGTCGACGACGGTGGCGCCGGTCATCTCGGCCTGGTGCTGCAGCTCGGCGGGCACCCAGCGGCCGGCGAGGCCGAAGACGGGCTCGCTGGTCGGCGTGCCGGGCAGGTGGTCGACGTCGTCGCCGAGCGCGAGGACCCGCCCGGGGGGCGCCTGGCCGCGGCCGACCTCGACGCCGGAGATGCGGATGGCGTAGCTGGACGCCGGCAGGTCGATGCTGTCGCGGGTCCGGACCGGCGGGACGACGAGGCCCAGCTCGAGGGCCGTCTTGCGGCGCAGTCCGCGGACGCGGTCGAGGAGGTCGCCGCCGGCGGCCGTGTCGACGAGGTCGACGAGGTCCGGGGCGAGGACTACCTCGAGCGGGTCGACGCGCATCTGCTGCAGGAGCGCCTCGGGGCTGTCCGGGCGGGGGCCGACCGGCAGGGCGAGGTCCTCCTCCGCGGCCGCGATGGCCTCGGCCTCGGCGTTCTTGCCGGCCCGCTGGGAGGCGAGGAGGACGGCCGCGCCGAGGAGCATGAAGGGCAGCTTGGGCATGCCCGGGATGAGGGCGATGACGATGATTCCGGCGCCGGCGATCTGCAGGGCGGGCTTGTGGCGCAGCAGCTGCTCGGCGGCGTCGCTGCCCATGTCCCCCTGCGTCGTGGCGCGGGTGACGATGAGGCCGGTGGCGACGGACAGCAGCAGGGCGGGGATCTGGGAGACGAGGCCGTCCCCGACCGTGAGGAGGCTGTAGGTCTCGAGCGCCTCGGCCGGCTCCATGCCCTTCTGGACCATGCCGATGATGAAGCCGCCGACGAGGTTGATGACCGTGATGATGATGCCGGCGATGGCGTCGCCCTTGACGAACTTCGAGCCACCGTCCATGGCGCCGTAGAAGTCGGCCTCGGCGGTGACGTCGGCGCGGCGGCGGCGCGCGGTGTCCTCGTCGATGAGGCCCGCGTTGAGGTCCGCGTCGATGGCCATCTGCTTGCCGGGCATCGCGTCGAGGGTGAAGCGGGCGCCCACCTCGGCGACGCGGCCGGCGCCGTTGGTGATGACGACGAACTGGATGATCACGAGGATCAGGAAGATCACCAGGCCGATGACGAGCGACCCCGAGATGACGAAGTGGCCGAAGGCCTCGATGACCTTGCCGGCGTGGGCCTCGGCGAGCACGAGCCGGGTGGAGGCCACGTTGAGGCCCAGCCGGAACAGCGTCAGCACGAGGAGCAGCGACGGGAAGATCGCGAAGTCGAGCGGGCGGCGCACGTACATGGCCGTCAGCAGCACGACGAGCGAGGCGGTGATGTTCGACGCGATGAGCAGGTCGATCATCGGTGCGGGCACCGGGACGACGAGCAGCAGGACGATGCCGACGATGCCGACCGGGACGGCCAGACGGGAGATGCGGCCCACGACGTCCTTCCCCCGGGCCGCGCTGCGCCCCGGTGCTGTGGTGTCTCGCGGATCCGTCCGCCCTGCGTGCCGTCCTGGCAGAGGTGGTGTCGGCAGCAGGCGTCGTGACCTTGAGCCGGACGGGTGGCCCGGGCGTGTCGCGGGCCGCAGGCTGTCGGGGCCGCCCGGGCAGCCGCCCGGACGGCGGGACCGGCCTCGGAGGACGCATGACCACCTGGTTCATCACCGGCTGCTCGACCGGGCTCGGCCGCGCGCTGGCCGAGACCGTGCTCGCGGCCGGCCACGACGCCGCCGTCACCGCCCGGGACCCGCGGACGCTCGACGACCTCGTCGCCGCCCACCCCGACCACGCCCTGGCGCTCCCCCTCGACGTCACCGACGCCGCGCAGGTCCGCAGCGCCGTGGACCGCACGCTCGAGCGCTTCGGCGCCGTCGACGTCGCGGTCAACAACGCCGGCTACGGCTACCGGGCCGCGGTCGAGGAGGGCGACCCCGCCGACGTCGCCCGCCTCTTCGCGACCAACGTCACCGGCGCCGTCGACGTCATGAAGGCGGTGCTGCCCGGGATGCGCGCCCGGCGCCGCGGGACGGTCGTCAACATCTCTTCCATCGGGGCGCAGGTCTGCCCGCCGGGGTCCGGGTACTACGCCGCCAGCAAGGCCGCGCTCGAGGCGCTCACGGCGTCCGCCCGCACCGAGCTGGCGCCGCTGGGCATCACCGCGATGTCGGTGGAGCCGGGCGGCTTCCGGACGGACTTCGCCGGCCGGTCGCTGACGCAGTCCCCGTCCGCCATCGAGGACTACGCCGGGACGGCGGGGAAGCGCCGCAAGGAGGTCGACCGGGCCCACGGCACGCAGCCGGGCGACCCGGCGCGGGCCGCCGCGGCGATCATGGCCGCGGTCGCGGCGGGGCGGCCCCCGGCGCTCCTCCTGCTCGGCACCGACGCCCTCGAGGCCGCGGAGGGCGTCCTCGACGCGCGGCGGGCCGAGCTCGAGGCGTGGCGGGAGCTGTCGGCGGGCACGGACCTCGACGGCTGAGGCGCCGCTCCCCCCGCCGCGCGCGGCGGGCCGACCGGCAGCCGGCCCGACGCCGACGGCCGCGGCCCCCCGGGGCTCGTCACCCCGAGGTCGGACGACGTCGGTGGGCCGGGTCAGCCCGCGGGCCGACGCCCCCGAGCCCCGTCGTGCCTACCGTCGGGGGCGGCCGGAGCCGCACCGCGCGGCGGGCCGAGGAGGACGACGATGACCACGCCCGCCCCGCCGCTCACCGCTCTTGCCGCGCCGCGCCGCGGCCGGGGCCCCGACCGACGCCGCGGCGTCCTGCGCGGCGTCCTGGCGCCCGCCCTCCTGGCGGCGGGGGTCGGCACGGCGCTCGGCGTCCTCACCTCCTACGCCCAGGGGTGGCTGCCCGAGCAGGTCGCCCCGTTGGCCAACTCCTCGACGTCGTGGTGCGTCGTCGCCGCCCTCCTCGCCCTCACGGCCCGGTCGGCGCCGGCGGGCGCCCTCGCGGCCACGGCGGCCCTGCTCTCCCTCAACGCCGGCTACGGCCTCGGGTCGGAGCTCCGGGGCTACGTCTACGGCAGCCAGGGGCTGGCGTTCTGGTCGCTCGCGGCCGTCGTCGCCGGGCCGCCGGTCGGGGCGGCGGTGCACTGGGTCCGGCAGCGGCGCCGCCTCCTCGGCCCGCCCGCCGCGGGGGTGCTGGCCGGTGTCGTGGCCGGGGAGGGCGCGTACGGCGTCCTGGTCCTCGCCGACGTCACGCCGTACGGCCCGTACCACGGCGTCCAGCTGGCCCTCGGCGTCGTCGGCCTGGCATGGGCCTGCGTGCGGCTGCGCCGGCCGGCCGGGGTGGCCGTCGCCGTCGCGGTGGCCGTGGCCGTGGCGGTCGCCTTCGTCGTCGTCTACGGCGACCCGCAGCTCTTCTCGCAGGTCGTCGGCTGAGCGGGTCGGGCGCCCCGCCGGGTCAGCCGGCGAGCCGGCGCCACGCGACCACGAGCACGAAGGGCGTGCTGACGGCGAGCACCACCGAGACGGCGAGCGCCACCTGCACGACGCGCGACGTCGGCCGCCCGGCGCGACGCTGCTCACGACGCCACCGCAGCGCCATCCACAGGCCGGCCGGCCAGAAGGACCACACGGCCCCCAGCAGCAGCGCCACCTCGCCGACGTCGTGGGTCGGCCTGCCGCCGCGCGCCTCGTCGACCACCGTCAGGCCATCTGCGGCATCCGGTGCCGCCCGGACGCCATGCCGCGGGTGCGCAGGCGCATGACGAAGGCGAGCACGCGGGCCACGGACGTGTACATGTCCGACGGGACCTCCTGGCCGACCTCGCACGCGGCGTGCAGGGCACGGGCCAGGGGCACGTCCTCGACCATCGGGACCCGGTTCTCGGCGGCGCGCTCGCGGATCTTCGTGGCGATCGTGCCGGCGCCCTTCGCGACGACGCGGGGGGCGCCCTTGCCGGGCTCGTAGCGCAGCGCGACGGCGATGTGCGTCGGGTTGAGGAGGACGACGTCGGCGGTGGCGACGTCGGCCATCATCCGGTTGCGGCTCATGGCCAGCTGCTTGGAGCGGATGGCGCCCTTGAGCTGGGGGTCGCCCTCGGACTGCTTGTGCTCGTCCATGACCTCCTTGCGCGTCATCCGGATCCCCTTCATGGTCCGCTTCCGCACGACCATGTAGTCGGCGAGCGCGAGCACGAGGCCGGCGACGACGGCGCTGCGCAGCAGGGTCGAGGTGCCGCCGCGCACGGCCTCGATGGTCGCGCCCAGCGGCAGCGCGCCCGTCCCGACGAGGACGGGCAGCAGCCCCTTGACGGCCATGTAGAGGACGACGCCGAGCACCGTCGAC includes these proteins:
- the flhA gene encoding flagellar biosynthesis protein FlhA: MGRISRLAVPVGIVGIVLLLVVPVPAPMIDLLIASNITASLVVLLTAMYVRRPLDFAIFPSLLLVLTLFRLGLNVASTRLVLAEAHAGKVIEAFGHFVISGSLVIGLVIFLILVIIQFVVITNGAGRVAEVGARFTLDAMPGKQMAIDADLNAGLIDEDTARRRRADVTAEADFYGAMDGGSKFVKGDAIAGIIITVINLVGGFIIGMVQKGMEPAEALETYSLLTVGDGLVSQIPALLLSVATGLIVTRATTQGDMGSDAAEQLLRHKPALQIAGAGIIVIALIPGMPKLPFMLLGAAVLLASQRAGKNAEAEAIAAAEEDLALPVGPRPDSPEALLQQMRVDPLEVVLAPDLVDLVDTAAGGDLLDRVRGLRRKTALELGLVVPPVRTRDSIDLPASSYAIRISGVEVGRGQAPPGRVLALGDDVDHLPGTPTSEPVFGLAGRWVPAELQHQAEMTGATVVDRASVLVTHLAEVVRTHAGRLLSREDVRALVDAVKVDDPAVVEELVPAVMTLGEVQRVLRALLEEGVAIRDLARILEALSMRARTGGTDLDGLVEAARSALGPAIAAAAARDGVLRVITLDPLLEHQLAESVRPGEEGATLTLDPRRAETVVEQADAALRQAEDMGWTAVLVCAPVLRAPLRRLVGLGVPRLAVLSYTEAGGAGAAGPRIETVGTVTGSLPVPAGALGG
- a CDS encoding oxidoreductase — its product is MTTWFITGCSTGLGRALAETVLAAGHDAAVTARDPRTLDDLVAAHPDHALALPLDVTDAAQVRSAVDRTLERFGAVDVAVNNAGYGYRAAVEEGDPADVARLFATNVTGAVDVMKAVLPGMRARRRGTVVNISSIGAQVCPPGSGYYAASKAALEALTASARTELAPLGITAMSVEPGGFRTDFAGRSLTQSPSAIEDYAGTAGKRRKEVDRAHGTQPGDPARAAAAIMAAVAAGRPPALLLLGTDALEAAEGVLDARRAELEAWRELSAGTDLDG
- a CDS encoding DUF6518 family protein; this encodes MTTPAPPLTALAAPRRGRGPDRRRGVLRGVLAPALLAAGVGTALGVLTSYAQGWLPEQVAPLANSSTSWCVVAALLALTARSAPAGALAATAALLSLNAGYGLGSELRGYVYGSQGLAFWSLAAVVAGPPVGAAVHWVRQRRRLLGPPAAGVLAGVVAGEGAYGVLVLADVTPYGPYHGVQLALGVVGLAWACVRLRRPAGVAVAVAVAVAVAVAFVVVYGDPQLFSQVVG
- a CDS encoding EscU/YscU/HrcU family type III secretion system export apparatus switch protein, with product MSGGDSGEKTEQPTEKRLKESRKEGRVARSPDVGAWLGMAAAALVLPMTVANGWEAAQTSLGRLREIAREPDPEMAVAALSEGLKAVAVVGAPLAAVTVVVAIAAAAAQGGLHPATKNFKPQFSKLSPKQGLKRIFGVQALWEATKILLKSTVLGVVLYMAVKGLLPVLVGTGALPLGATIEAVRGGTSTLLRSAVVAGLVLALADYMVVRKRTMKGIRMTRKEVMDEHKQSEGDPQLKGAIRSKQLAMSRNRMMADVATADVVLLNPTHIAVALRYEPGKGAPRVVAKGAGTIATKIRERAAENRVPMVEDVPLARALHAACEVGQEVPSDMYTSVARVLAFVMRLRTRGMASGRHRMPQMA